Within the Drosophila melanogaster chromosome 3R genome, the region GCGCCGCCTCCTGGTCATAGATGACGGTCATGTCCAGCATTTGGTTGGGATACGGCTCCTCCAAACACAAGCGGCAGCAATTGCTCAGCTCCAAAGAAGTAGTACTGTCTGAAAGTGAGACTTCATGGGATACAAGCTTCACGGGAGCTTCTGCAGTTCGCCTTGCTATTGTAAAATTAAGCGTTTGGCATACTTTTGATGTTTGGGGATCCATCTGTGCAAAGCTTATTTTGATCAAATTGAAAAGATTACTCAGATTACCTAATAAATACTTCTTTGTTTACAGTTGAAAATCCCCGCTCTTAGCCATAAATGTGaagaaaaactaaacataGCTGTGCTAGGGTTGCCACCTATTTCACGAGAGGTCTGGCAGCACTTGGGAGCGCTGAAATTTTTGAGAACTTTTTGCTTCGTAGTTGTTGTGATTTCTTTGTACATCCCCTGAAAACGATGAAGTTACTTGAGCCTCAGACGACCATTAGTCCTGAACCGGACATACTGCATCCGGACGACGGTCAATACATATGGCTGCCAATTTCCGTGCTCGTTGGCATTTTCGTTCTGGCTGCACTGGTGCGTTATCGCCACAGTCTGTTTGTTTAAGTGGATGtacatttgtttaatttatgcatttggGTGTACACAGGTCTACGCCATGTCACGTAGTCGCTGTCGGAATTCCTGGGATTGCCTAAAGAGCAGGAAGGCTCCGCGAAGTGGATACATCAATGTGGATGAGGAGGATTCCGATGTGCCCATGGACTGCGGAGATGAACTGGGAGATCAAAGGACTACTGCTACTCTCCTCACTGGTCGCCTCCACATTCAGGATGTCAGTGAGCTCGTGACAATGTCCCAATACAATCACAGCCCTTTTTCTTCCACAGGGAGCGAATAACGCCTCCAATGCCTAGTGAATCTCAAAAGTCTTCCATACACTTTATTGTCCACGTTGTCTTCAAACGGTGGTTGTCATCGGTTTAGTTACTACTGCAAACTACGTGCCTCTACTACAAGTACAACGAAAATAACCCTAATTTTAATGATCCGTACTGGTGGCGCCAAGGATTCGCGTCGTCAGGTCGTAGAAGCCAAAGAAGAATGCACCGCCCAGTGTGATCCACAGCACACGCGGCACAAAGCCAGCAAACAGACTGAAAAGTAACATCGAAGTACattaataaatgtaataaatagttttgtaaagttaatttgtgtttaaatATTAGGACCAGCTTGAGTTGCGTCTAATATGGAAATAATTACCCGCTGAAGCCTCGCTCCAGGTAAATGCCATGCAAAATTCTTCGGGCACTGCGACGTCGGTTGAGACTCTCCCTTTCAGCCAGCATAATTCGGGTTTTGACCACATCGAGCGGCGTAGTTAATCCCGCTGAAATGCCTCCAGCGACAGCTCCACAAAGAGCCACCGAAAAAGGAGTGGAATCGAAGCCGGTCAGGGGAGTCCATTGCAGCTTAAAGTACTCCCAGAGCGGAAACTGTATCAGACTAAATGGAATCTCCCGCATGATAGTGGAACCAAATCCCCTGTACAGACCACGTTTCAATCCCTCAGTGCGATAGGCACGCAGTAGAATTTGCAGGCCGGACTGTTTGTTGCCCTGCAATGTTTGGGAGCGTTGCTTGGCAATCTCCACGGGAACTCGGATCAAGCATGCCAACTATTGGATACAGAGATTCTTCAGATCTAAATACGAGGTGCTCAGTTTTATATGAAATCCTACCACTTCTGCTGCTGAAGCCGCTGCCATGTGAACATAGGGTGAATCTTTGGTTTGGGTGACCGAACTAAGGAACTGCTTTCCGCACTCGTAGGTGCAGAAAAACAGGGCCGCCGTGGGAGCACTTCCTGCAGCCGCAGGAGCGAGTCCTTTGTAGATGCCCCTGAATCCTCCTGCCCGCCAAAAGCCCAGCTCGCTTTGCAGTCGGGTCTTCACTGTATCTATGGGAAACAGCGCTATGTCCACTACCATTCCAGCCACTCCTCCTGCCTAAAACTAATTATTTAAGAACtaacttttcatttaattttcatctaCTTACAACAAGTGCAtggaaaaattttaatttattgacCGGCTCTTGCATTTTGATTGCCACGGACCCCGCGGCCGATTCCAGACCCAATTCCGCTGCCATGTCCTAGAAATGATGTTGGGGCATCCACTTTAAGTCATCCCGTCGGAGTATTAACTAAAGttgttttagtaaacaaaaacataaaatgtGGTTGTTAACGTAACAGTCAGCTGCTTTTTGCTGATCTGGCAGGTCTGCAGATAACAGCTGCTTGGTGTAGAGTTGCCAAGATGCTGAAAccataacaaataaatatattctatgtaagatatatattatttgGTCAAAAGTGTTACTTAAAAAAAGGATGGTATTGAAATGTTAGCTTTTTCACAAAAACACATaattataatacattttttttacaccaaagtaattattttaaaaccaaTACCATTTACTTGACAACCCTGAAAAGCCGTGGTTCTGGGCAAGAGCCAGCAGCACCGTTTTGGCCAAGTGGAATAAAATTGGCTGTGATTTAACTGATAGTAGAATACCAACTGCAGCGGTAGAAAACAATAATCCAAGGATCAAATCATGGCCCTTCGCTTGACCCAGAGATTGCTGCAGACGCAGACGCCGTTCCTCACTCGCGTAAGTTTTCTCGGCCGGAAAATTGGCCCACAAAGGCAAATTACATAATGCGCGCCTGCCAGATCCTATTGATCGTACTTATCGATTCGAATTGTAGGGCTATCCCTTGCTGGTGACCAAGGAGAAGACCGAGGATGTGGCCCACACCAAATCGGCGCTGCAGAAGAAAGTCACGGTGAGTGCAACCTCTGGAGCTCACCCCCAATTGAGGTTATAGCATCCGTATATATCTTCGTGAACAGGGCACCGATATTCCCTCGGCACAGTACGGAGGTCGTCATGCCGTCACCATGCTGCCGGGCGGCGGCATTGGTCCTGAACTGATGGGCTATGTGCGCGAGATCTTCCGGTATTGCGGTGCACCCATCGATTTCGAGGTGATCGACATCGATCCCTCCACCGAGGGCAACGATGATCTGGACTATGCCATCACATCGATTAAGAGGAACGGAGTGGCACTCAAGGGCAACATCGAGACCAAGTCCCAATCCTTGACCGAAGTCTCCCGCAACGTGGCCATCCGTAACGAGCTGGATCTGTACGTCAATGTGGTGCACTGCAAGTCGTATCCGGGCATTCCGGCCCGCCATCACGACATTGACGTGGTGCTCATCCGCCAAAACACCGATGGCGAGTACGCCATGTTGGAACATGAGTCTGTGCCCGGAATTGTGGAGAGCATGAAAGTGGTGACCGTCGAGAATGCCGAGCGTGTGGCCCGCTACGCCTTTGAGTTCGCCCGCCAAAACAATCGCAAGAAGGTTACCACCATTCACAAGGCCAACATCATGAAGCTGTCCGATGGTCTCTTCCTGGAGGTTGCCAACCGTGTGCACAAGGACTATCCCGAACTGGAGCACAACAACATGATTATCGACAACACCTGCATGCAGTCCGTGTCGAATCCTCACCAGTTCGACGTGATGAACATGACCAATCTGTACGGCACCATCGTGTCCAATGTTCTTTGCGGTTTGATGGGCGGAGCTGGCCTCATATCCGGCAGGAACTACGGTGACCATGTAAGTCTCTTTCTCTTTTGCTTAACCCATAGTCTTTCAGTTTTGTCATATAATTTTAGTACGCCATCTTTGAGCCTGGCACCCGTAACACCGGAACCGCCATTGCCGGCAAGAATATCGCCAACCCTGTGGCCATGATCAGTGCCAGTATCGATATGTTGAACCATCTGGGCCACAAGGAGCACGCCAATGTCATTCAGGAGGCCGTCTACCAGACCATTGTCAACGATGCCATTCGCACGCCAGGTGATCACGTCTCTCGTAGTTATTCAATAAACAGAATCACCTTTATCATCTAAATCTCTTACAGATATTGGCGGCACCAACTCCAGTACCGATGTGGTTGAGAATATACTCAAGATCTTGAGTGCCAAGCGCGTGAATTGGTAAAATAATCGTCTGCATTTAGAGTAGTTCTATATGTTCTTTTATTTCGCTGTCACAACCAAGTGTTGTATtttctattaagttttaagcaaacaaacatcTATCGCTTGTCCCCTTTTACTTCACTGTCGCGATGGGCCCAGCGTAGGCGGGCCTTCTTGTATTATAATTTCATGCTgttattgtattattttaattacttacTGATTACTTCAGCAGAACTGTAAGTGTTATTGCCGAATTGGCCTAACTGTGTCCTAACCAACCAGCACACCACAGACTTCACTTAATCACTAACTTTTTGGTTGCCTTATatcttttagttttaagtacTTCTTCTTGGGTGACACATGCTCGATTGTCACCTATAAGAGGCTacttaaaatttgtttatataaattGGACTTATGTTTAGCAATTGCTTCGTTGAACTATTTTCTATTGTATATTTGTCCTAAGTAGTGCCCCAGTAGAACACACTACCACACACATTCAGTACACACAAGTATGTAGTATTTTCGTTTTGAACGTGTAACCAAATTGTCCTTGTGCAGCTCTAATGAACAAAATTATTCTGTTTTTTCTCCTCTCCCTGAAAATCCAAAAACGCTTTACCGCTCCGCAGGCCACATGGAAACTATTTTAGCCAAATTTAGGCACTATCGCACTACCGAATTCAACCAACTGCTAACAAATTCAGCAAGATAAACCAAATCGAACCAAGtctaatacaaaaaaaaaaaaagtcaaaatTTTATTAACCCCACAACTAAGCCAATTTGAGACATCTTGTACCCCAAAGCCAATGCATTCAGCGTTAATGTGATGCCCAGAAAAATCGGTATAATCAAATCGAGGTTGAATTATTCCGCTGCTTAACCCAAACAAAATATGTTACCCCGGCTAAATGTCCATTGTGTGTTCATTCGATGTCCAAGTGTGATAATTCAGGTAATACAAActccaaatattttttagctTCATTTATCCCCAGGTTCGATTGATAAGATTCTAATCCAGTTTTATCTTATATTCCACAGATTTTCTTGCCGGCCCTATCCAATGTTTTTGCACTCTGAATCTTTCTTTTAAACTCCCTACTGAAAGctgtatattttcttttattttacttaatttcCAAAATACCCTAAGGCAACAGTTCATGAACAACAAGAATAACACACTTTGAGCTCTTCAAAAGCCAAGCAAGTTCCACAAGTAGTCAATCAAAGCGatattaaattgtaaattttccaaaagatTTGTAATATTGAAAAGTTGattcaaacaaaatgtattattctGTTCGAATATTTATTAGTAAAggaaaaagtaaaaaagaCACTGTAACTATTATGTTTTGGATTCGGGCGGTTAAGGCTATGGAATTTGCactatattttaaaatgatcCAGAAGCGAATTTGATATTTTGCcttatattttgaaatttgttgatgACTTGGGTCCAAATACCTCTTGTACACTTCCTACTCAAAGTATTCTATATACTTTCATCACCATAGGCACGTTTGTCCCACTTGCACACTTAATAAGAAGGCACAGGATCCACTTCGGTCAGTTTTATCAGAATTACTTCTTTGTTTATTAAACCTTAAAAAAGAGCGACAAATCCAGTAACCACAAGTAGCGAATGGGCAGCTTAGAAACGCAGCTTCTGGAAGAACCACTTGTTCTTGCCCTCCTTGTAGACGGACTCGAACTTGACGCGGGTCTGGAAGCGGTGCGTCTTGCGCTTTACGGGATCCTTCAGGTCCTTGGGCGACAGCTTCTCAAAGCTGATGTCGTGCGCCGTGTAGCGGGTGGGCATCAGATGATTGTAGTTCAGGCTCTTCAGGAAGGGCTTGACCTTGGACTTCTTCTTCAGCTTGTTCTTGCCCATCTTCTTGGTCACCTTGCGCGGGTAGCGATCGATACCGGCGACGAGGGCGTGTCCGAAGGGCTTCTCCGGGGTTCCATCGTCGTGGGTCTTGACGATGATGGCCTTGCGACCGGCGTAACGTCCGCTAAGGACGATTACGATCTTGCCCTGCTTCATGATTTTCCTCATCTTGGCGGTTTGCTCTGTAAATTAAGGGAAAAACGTTAGTAAAATCGTCAGATCTCAAAACATTATTTAATAACTATTTGGCGGCAGAGTTTATAACATCATCTGCAAGTAAACCAAAATAGGTTTTTAAAGCAACACGTTTTTGGTCATTGTGTGCTTGGTATTGTAGTATTAGTTTGCCGGATGTCTTGAATTCACTTATTATCTGTTAACACACATAATATATTCAAACTGGCATACACAAATCATATGCAACTCAGAAGTCATAGTCGGCTAAACCATGTGGTAAGTTATAACCAGATATTGTTTTTTTCATAGAAGAGATGGGAGGCAGAGCCACCATAgaatcttttttttctgctctACGGGACTAAAACCGTATTTTTCCTCCTTTTAAAATCATTATCCATTTTGAGGGGGCATAGCCTGTACATTGCACGCCACTCGCATTCCTACCGCAGCgtagaaatttatattttggctaaaatttaacaaaatttacaCGCGGAACACACCACTCACCGGAAACGggcgaaaagaaaagaagggGAGATTTTAGAGATGGCAAAACGTCGTCTTTTTATCGATACTTAGTGGCAACATTTCCGGTATTTTTGAGGCGGTCACTCTACCATATGGCTGTGTTTCCTACTATCTGGTCACACTGGcacaagtatttttttttatcacaattttaaattttccctTTGTAAATTCATAACATCATATAATTGTGGAAAAacacttaaaatttattaacaaaatagatttttttaaatttaatatgttAATCATTTAGAAAACATGGTACATACTAATCATTGCTTAAGGAGAGATACTACTCCTTCATAGTACTCAGATATTTAGCGGAAATGCCCGGCCCTACGTCTTTTTTTGGATAATCTTAAAGGTATTATGCCGATTCATGACGTAGCTGAGGGCAGTGGCAGCCGTAGTCAGGCCAGTCAGATACCAAAGTCCCTGCAAAGCTGGGTGATCTGGAATGGGATGATACAGAATTGATTAATCCATCAGTAGTGATAAAAGTGTTTGCTGTATCTCACCCAAATAGTTCCAAATGGGAGCTCCCAGGCTCAGTCCAATGGTGGCCAACTGGACGCCCGTGTTGATCTTGCTGAGCAGCGTGGGCTCCAGTTGGGCAGTAACATGGGTGGCGTCGAAGTAGCGCGAAAAGGTTTTCTGCCGAGGAAAGGTAAATGATTATAAacaaatgccacaaaaatgtAGGTAAATCCTTCACTTACCGGCGGTGGCAGACTTATGTAGCGTATAACAAATCCAGCTCCTAGAAGAAAGACATCCCGGAACACCACGATGCCCATGAGCCACATGGGCAGCAGGTCCGTGTAGCACAGCGAGATGACCAGCGAGCCCATCAGCAACTTATCAGCCATGGGGTCCAGGAAGGAACCGAACTTGCTCGCCTGCGAAGGCCACCGTCGTGCGATCTGTCCATCCAACTAAAGAAACAGGAAAAAACAAATGTCATTACCAAGAAAGTTTCAATGTTTCAAATTTATCTAAGTATCTTACAGGAATTAAACGTGTGTGTGTTATTTAGATACACGAACTATTTTTGGTTTCGTCTGGGCAATTCGGGTAAAAAATTCAAGAGTATGTATAGATATTTTGGTTCTAAAAAGTACTATAAATGTagaggaaaacaaaacacagaCCGGGCAGAAAACAAGACAATAAATAATGCATTAGATCACACCACATCATGTTTTCAGCATTTCTTAAATACTAGAGGATCTATTCCGTTGAAAATGGTGGTCCTGGGAAACTCACCAGATCTGTGATGCCGGCGAACGCTAGAAGGCTCATGCCCAGGGTGAAATCGCCCTGGACTATAACATATCCGATGTAGGGTGAGAGGACGGCACGACTGATGGTCAGCATGTTGGGTATGGTCATAATGTTCTCTCGCTCTTCGCGTATCTCGTCGATCTTCTCGCGCACCCGCTCCTGGACTTTGTGCCTGGCCTCCCGGATGTCATCCACCAGGAAGTTCTTCCTTTCGATGACACCCTGCAGGAGATGGCGTCCCTGCAAGGTGCGCAAATGGAGCGACTGCTTCTTCTCATCGGCATAGAGGCGAAGTCTGGCTAACTCGTAGTTCCTGCGCCGCTTAATGTCCAGAAACGAGATCCGAATGAATCCCGTGGCGGCCGCATAGCGATTCAGGCAGTTCACGAAGCTGCTTCCGCCGACTCCCAAAACGTGCTCCAATGTGGCGGCTCCATGGTGCAGTGGGCGCTGCACCTGCCGGAAAATGATGGCGGGCAGCATAGGTTAATTGACGTTCGATCCCTGTCTCAAGTCCAGACTCTTTCGCGAGCACTGTAATCACACAAAATGCCCAATCAGTTTCAATTTATTGAGATTCGTAACCTTGGTTCCAAATTGATCGACCACCGACCCTTGGCCATCTGTTATCACCAGCTCAAACACGCACCATTGGTCGGAAATCCTTGTTCACTGATGGCACCTGAGTGCAGTACGAAATCTGAATTCTTATTCGATTACAAGTTACTGCCCTGCATTTAcggaaatttttaattcaatttttgtttttattacacAAGCCGTCTCCGATAACACTGTTGATACGGCGACAGCACTATCGATTTCAGCGATTGCAATAGACAAAATGTGCCAAAATATGCTAACTAAATATACCAAAACTACCAAACCAACATAGAGCGGTTTTTTTGAAATGCTTACCTTATATAAGAAAGTGTATACTATTCAATTGTGATTGCAAAATGAAATGACGTTTCTTTTATTCaaatgtttataaaattatatgcaATACTGAGGTCATAGGAATGAGAGATAAAAAACTTATAATTCAAAAGTAATTGTGCGTCAATGAGATTTATCGCCAACATAAAACACAAAGGACCCTATATTCTATTGTATATGAGTTTCTCGGACGAGAAAAACTTTATAGTTAACATATCCTGTTTATGCTGGATAGTTCTTAATAATGGAAAATACGAAACTTTTTCTTGTTTAAGTTTTGATTGGAATAGCTTGTCAAAATAGCTTAGGTGCACGGTAAGTCTTTTCGAAATTTCTtgtattataatttaaattatcatCTTTAAAGGACAAACCAGGTAGAGATAAGAGCGACATCAGAAACGAACATGCAGAGCTTTTTTGGTCGGAACTGGCATTCAAGCTAACTGAAGAGCTGATCCCCAAACGAATTCCTAATTTCTTGTAAATGTGAATAACTTTTAgtcaaaaattttaaaagtacatatttagaaaaaaaaagtattttcagAGTTActgtttaaaaatttgttactGGTTATATTACTGAAAAGAAAAGAGTTGAGAACAATTGGAAAAATCTTCAGGAAtctataaagaattttaataCCAAATACGGCGGTTCGCAGGAGAGGCTCTTCTCTGTACAGAAAAAGATCAAAACAGATCAGGCACCTTTGAGAGAACTTTTACATATGCGAAGCCAACAAAATAACTGAGCCAATAAGCGATAATTAATAGTAAAGATAATCtgtaaatacaataaaaaatgtatatccATTCACCAtctatttatttgcttattattCGGAAGAATTGATCTCAACGTGGTTACATTCACAAACTACCAGATGGCTTGGAAAATTCGGCgactttcatttttttaagcCCGGCTTGGTATAAATTTAACGAAGTCATTGTAATAAGCCCGACCGCAAGCTTTTTTGGACTTGTCAGTCGTTTAATTggattaaatttaattacactgCCACTTAACCCAGGCGAATGCCGCTCGGCACCCGTCTTGGATATGCAAATTAAGCCGCGTTTAACGCTTATTACTTAATATAAACTTTGGCAGCGGCTCGACCATGACCTGACCCCATCAGCCGGCTAATGAATTTTCCCGAAAGTTGCCAGTCCGAATCTGTTCCACGTTTAATGGCCATAATAATGGACACGCCCTCCCATTGGTTAATAAAGACGAGCCAGGGCAAATAATTATGAAAGACTGCCAGGTTGCATTTTCGCCAGGGCAAGCTTTTAGAAATATATCATCTTTGTTTGTGGGGTGGAGCAATGAGTCACGTACTGGTTGGAGCAGTAATTAAAGGGCGGGGGACAAGGCGATGACACTTACACGGAATTTTCCCCCATCGGGCAGCAAGACAATGCATCGGCATA harbors:
- the CG5039 gene encoding uncharacterized protein; translation: MKLLEPQTTISPEPDILHPDDGQYIWLPISVLVGIFVLAALVYAMSRSRCRNSWDCLKSRKAPRSGYINVDEEDSDVPMDCGDELGDQRTTATLLTGRLHIQDGANNASNA
- the CG4743 gene encoding uncharacterized protein is translated as MAAELGLESAAGSVAIKMQEPVNKLKFFHALVAGGVAGMVVDIALFPIDTVKTRLQSELGFWRAGGFRGIYKGLAPAAAGSAPTAALFFCTYECGKQFLSSVTQTKDSPYVHMAAASAAEVLACLIRVPVEIAKQRSQTLQGNKQSGLQILLRAYRTEGLKRGLYRGFGSTIMREIPFSLIQFPLWEYFKLQWTPLTGFDSTPFSVALCGAVAGGISAGLTTPLDVVKTRIMLAERESLNRRRSARRILHGIYLERGFSGLFAGFVPRVLWITLGGAFFFGFYDLTTRILGATSTDH
- the Idh3g gene encoding isocitrate dehydrogenase (NAD(+)) 3 non-catalytic subunit gamma, isoform B; its protein translation is MALRLTQRLLQTQTPFLTRGYPLLVTKEKTEDVAHTKSALQKKVTGTDIPSAQYGGRHAVTMLPGGGIGPELMGYVREIFRYCGAPIDFEVIDIDPSTEGNDDLDYAITSIKRNGVALKGNIETKSQSLTEVSRNVAIRNELDLYVNVVHCKSYPGIPARHHDIDVVLIRQNTDGEYAMLEHESVPGIVESMKVVTVENAERVARYAFEFARQNNRKKVTTIHKANIMKLSDGLFLEVANRVHKDYPELEHNNMIIDNTCMQSVSNPHQFDVMNMTNLYGTIVSNVLCGLMGGAGLISGRNYGDHYAIFEPGTRNTGTAIAGKNIANPVAMISASIDMLNHLGHKEHANVIQEAVYQTIVNDAIRTPDIGGTNSSTDVVENILKILSAKRVNWPHGNYFSQI
- the Idh3g gene encoding isocitrate dehydrogenase (NAD(+)) 3 non-catalytic subunit gamma, isoform D; protein product: MALRLTQRLLQTQTPFLTRGYPLLVTKEKTEDVAHTKSALQKKVTGTDIPSAQYGGRHAVTMLPGGGIGPELMGYVREIFRYCGAPIDFEVIDIDPSTEGNDDLDYAITSIKRNGVALKGNIETKSQSLTEVSRNVAIRNELDLYVNVVHCKSYPGIPARHHDIDVVLIRQNTDGEYAMLEHESVPGIVESMKVVTVENAERVARYAFEFARQNNRKKVTTIHKANIMKLSDGLFLEVANRVHKDYPELEHNNMIIDNTCMQSVSNPHQFDVMNMTNLYGTIVSNVLCGLMGGAGLISGRNYGDHYAIFEPGTRNTGTAIAGKNIANPVAMISASIDMLNHLGHKEHANVIQEAVYQTIVNDAIRTPDIGGTNSSTDVVENILKILSAKRVNW
- the Idh3g gene encoding isocitrate dehydrogenase (NAD(+)) 3 non-catalytic subunit gamma, isoform C; the protein is MALRLTQRLLQTQTPFLTRGYPLLVTKEKTEDVAHTKSALQKKVTGTDIPSAQYGGRHAVTMLPGGGIGPELMGYVREIFRYCGAPIDFEVIDIDPSTEGNDDLDYAITSIKRNGVALKGNIETKSQSLTEVSRNVAIRNELDLYVNVVHCKSYPGIPARHHDIDVVLIRQNTDGEYAMLEHESVPGIVESMKVVTVENAERVARYAFEFARQNNRKKVTTIHKANIMKLSDGLFLEVANRVHKDYPELEHNNMIIDNTCMQSVSNPHQFDVMNMTNLYGTIVSNVLCGLMGGAGLISGRNYGDHYAIFEPGTRNTGTAIAGKNIANPVAMISASIDMLNHLGHKEHANVIQEAVYQTIVNDAIRTPDIGGTNSSTDVVENILKILSAKRVN
- the RpL27 gene encoding ribosomal protein L27, isoform D, encoding MRKIMKQGKIVIVLSGRYAGRKAIIVKTHDDGTPEKPFGHALVAGIDRYPRKVTKKMGKNKLKKKSKVKPFLKSLNYNHLMPTRYTAHDISFEKLSPKDLKDPVKRKTHRFQTRVKFESVYKEGKNKWFFQKLRF
- the CLS gene encoding cardiolipin synthase, isoform B: MLPAIIFRQVQRPLHHGAATLEHVLGVGGSSFVNCLNRYAAATGFIRISFLDIKRRRNYELARLRLYADEKKQSLHLRTLQGRHLLQGVIERKNFLVDDIREARHKVQERVREKIDEIREERENIMTIPNMLTISRAVLSPYIGYVIVQGDFTLGMSLLAFAGITDLLDGQIARRWPSQASKFGSFLDPMADKLLMGSLVISLCYTDLLPMWLMGIVVFRDVFLLGAGFVIRYISLPPPKTFSRYFDATHVTAQLEPTLLSKINTGVQLATIGLSLGAPIWNYLDHPALQGLWYLTGLTTAATALSYVMNRHNTFKIIQKKT